A window from Verrucomicrobiia bacterium encodes these proteins:
- a CDS encoding terminase family protein has product MPRRRTPSDPAPAASPMGMLLPYQRRWVNDAARFKIGLMARQTGKSWINGLEAVRDCLERKTNWVCLSAGERQALEWMLKAREHAEAFQVALAGYEEDRGGKGSEALLKAAEIRWPNGSRLLAIPANPDTARGYSANLLLDEFAFHEDPDRIWRAIYPSISNPLKGVYRLRVVSTPNGQGNKFSDLWHKAEGWSRHKVTIHDAVAQGLPLDIEELRRGLDDPEGWAQEYECEFIDGAAILLPYELIARCESPEAALTQPSEFWDGPSREIYLGIDFGRKRDITVCWTLERLGDVFHTREVLELRGVDTPTQVEVLSPRIRQARRVCLDYTGPGVGLGDYLAKEFGAYDPKAHLFGRVELLTFTNPSKVETFSKLRMAFEGLKLRVPVSREVREDLHSVHRVAMKGGGVTYRAPHTADGHADRATALALALRAAGTGGAGAITPETLAAIAVPHPRLARDILPAHAL; this is encoded by the coding sequence ATGCCACGCCGTCGCACCCCATCGGACCCGGCCCCAGCGGCCAGCCCCATGGGCATGCTGCTGCCGTACCAGCGCCGGTGGGTCAACGACGCCGCGCGCTTCAAGATCGGCCTGATGGCCAGGCAGACCGGCAAGAGCTGGATCAACGGGCTGGAGGCCGTGCGCGACTGCCTGGAGCGCAAAACGAACTGGGTGTGCCTCTCCGCGGGCGAGCGCCAGGCCCTGGAGTGGATGCTCAAGGCGCGCGAGCATGCCGAGGCCTTCCAGGTCGCCCTCGCCGGGTACGAGGAGGACCGGGGCGGCAAGGGAAGCGAAGCCCTGCTCAAAGCCGCCGAGATCCGCTGGCCCAATGGATCCCGTCTCCTCGCCATCCCCGCCAATCCCGACACCGCCCGCGGTTACAGCGCCAACCTCCTCCTCGACGAGTTCGCCTTCCATGAGGATCCCGACCGGATCTGGAGGGCCATCTACCCCTCGATCAGCAACCCGCTCAAAGGCGTGTACCGGCTCCGGGTGGTCAGCACTCCCAATGGCCAGGGCAACAAGTTCAGCGACCTCTGGCACAAGGCCGAAGGCTGGTCGCGCCACAAGGTCACCATCCACGACGCCGTGGCCCAGGGGCTCCCGCTCGACATCGAGGAACTGCGCCGCGGCCTCGACGACCCGGAAGGCTGGGCGCAGGAGTACGAATGCGAGTTCATCGATGGCGCGGCGATCCTCCTGCCCTATGAACTCATCGCCCGGTGCGAGAGCCCGGAGGCGGCCCTGACGCAGCCTTCGGAGTTCTGGGACGGGCCGTCCCGCGAGATCTACCTCGGCATCGACTTCGGCCGGAAGCGCGACATCACCGTCTGCTGGACCCTCGAACGACTGGGCGACGTGTTCCACACCCGCGAAGTGCTCGAACTGCGCGGGGTGGACACCCCGACGCAGGTGGAGGTCCTGTCACCCCGCATCCGACAGGCCCGCCGGGTCTGCCTCGACTACACGGGTCCAGGCGTCGGGTTGGGCGACTACCTGGCGAAGGAGTTCGGAGCCTACGATCCGAAGGCGCACCTCTTCGGCCGCGTCGAACTCCTCACCTTCACCAACCCCTCGAAGGTCGAGACGTTCAGCAAGCTCCGGATGGCCTTCGAAGGGCTGAAGCTGCGGGTGCCGGTCTCGCGCGAGGTGCGGGAAGACCTGCACTCCGTGCATCGCGTGGCCATGAAGGGCGGAGGCGTGACCTACCGGGCTCCGCACACGGCCGATGGCCACGCCGACCGGGCCACCGCCCTGGCCCTGGCCCTGCGCGCGGCCGGCACCGGCGGGGCCGGAGCCATCACGCCCGAAACCCTCGCCGCCATCGCCGTGCCGCATCCGCGCCTGGCCCGGGACATCCTGCCAGCCCACGCCCTATGA
- a CDS encoding PSD1 domain-containing protein: MGFALALPVLTVPTAFAARPELDLASLPPPASHAVDFRRDIEPIFSAHCLDCHGPDRQRGGFRLDRRADALRGGDFHAPDIIPGDSAASPLIHLVGGLIPDEFMPVRGDPLTPEQIGLLRAWIDQGAPWPDDGSASQPDPTETHWAFQPVVRPAVPDAPTASDPGWGHHAIDRFIADRLAREGLHPAAPADRHTLIRRLSFDLIGLPPSPEEVEAFVQDPDPDAYDRLVERLLASPRFGERWARHWLDVVRFAETHGFEMNNPRPNAWHYRDYVIRAFNSDLPYDQFILEQIAGDALGVEEATGFLVAGPWDQVKSPDEVLTRNQRADELHDILNTTGTAFLGLTVGCARCHDHKFDPITQLDYFSLKALLAGTEHGERPLAAPGDRTATAQRLEALTAERLDLDRRLEALEPVALVAAADEDVPAIPPRRDPVHTGRNIDRFEPVHARFLRFTILATSGGEPCIDEFEVFTAGPGPVNVARATHGTRVEASGTYPNSAIHRLEHIHDGKYGNDRSWISNEAGRGWLRFQFPRIERIDRVVWSRDRSPKPVYADRLVTRYRLEVSLDGESWTLLATDADRLERGARPDSSLLAADPAESERDRLRQRRAVITTEMAELDRRPMVYAGVFKEPEPTRRFHRGDPMQPRETVDPGVLQFTAFRPDLADIPAERPERERRLALARWIASPDHPLTARVIVNRLWHYHFGEGLVPTPSDFGLNGAPPSHPELLDWLASELLEPTAGAASPWSLKHLHRLMVTSAAYRQSSRATDASPLAADRDAGNRWLWKFPSRRLDAEPLRDAFLSVAGRLDLRMGGPGWSPFEPNDNYVRVYVPKQTFGPDDFRRMVYATVVRQRPDGVFGAFDCPDGGQIAPKRSRSITPLQALNLLNSGFALQTAGFFADRLQRELGDDAEAQVHRAFALAFQRPPDPEELSASLRLIESHGLPLFCRALLNANEFVFVF; encoded by the coding sequence GTGGGATTCGCCCTGGCCCTTCCGGTGCTGACGGTCCCCACCGCCTTCGCAGCCCGTCCCGAACTCGACCTCGCCTCGCTCCCGCCCCCCGCCTCGCATGCGGTCGATTTCCGGCGCGACATCGAACCGATCTTCTCCGCCCACTGCCTCGATTGCCATGGACCCGACCGGCAACGGGGCGGGTTCCGGCTCGACCGCCGGGCCGACGCGCTGAGGGGCGGCGACTTCCATGCCCCGGACATCATTCCCGGCGACAGCGCCGCCAGTCCCCTCATCCATCTCGTCGGGGGACTCATCCCCGACGAGTTCATGCCGGTGCGCGGTGATCCGCTGACCCCGGAACAGATCGGGCTTCTCCGTGCCTGGATCGACCAGGGCGCACCCTGGCCCGACGACGGCTCGGCTTCCCAACCGGACCCGACGGAAACCCACTGGGCCTTCCAACCCGTGGTCCGCCCCGCCGTTCCCGACGCGCCCACGGCATCCGACCCCGGGTGGGGCCACCACGCCATCGACCGGTTCATCGCCGACCGCCTCGCCCGTGAAGGCCTCCACCCCGCCGCCCCCGCCGACCGCCACACCCTCATCCGCCGGCTCTCATTCGATCTGATCGGACTGCCACCGTCGCCCGAGGAGGTCGAGGCGTTTGTCCAGGACCCCGATCCCGACGCCTACGACCGCCTGGTCGAACGGCTTCTCGCCTCCCCCCGCTTCGGCGAACGCTGGGCCCGGCACTGGCTCGATGTCGTCCGCTTCGCGGAAACGCACGGGTTCGAGATGAACAATCCCCGTCCCAACGCCTGGCACTACCGCGACTACGTCATCCGTGCCTTCAACAGCGACCTCCCCTACGACCAGTTCATCCTCGAACAGATCGCCGGCGACGCCCTCGGGGTCGAGGAAGCCACCGGGTTCCTCGTCGCGGGACCCTGGGACCAGGTCAAGAGCCCCGACGAAGTTCTCACCCGGAACCAGCGCGCCGACGAACTCCACGACATTCTCAACACCACCGGCACCGCCTTCCTCGGTCTCACTGTCGGCTGCGCCCGCTGCCATGACCACAAGTTCGATCCCATCACCCAGCTCGATTACTTCTCCCTCAAGGCGTTGCTCGCCGGCACCGAACACGGCGAGCGTCCCCTTGCGGCCCCCGGTGACCGCACCGCCACCGCGCAACGCCTTGAAGCCCTGACCGCCGAACGCCTCGACCTCGACCGCCGCCTCGAAGCCCTCGAACCCGTCGCCCTCGTGGCCGCCGCGGACGAAGACGTCCCGGCGATCCCCCCGCGTCGCGACCCCGTCCACACCGGACGCAACATCGACCGCTTCGAACCCGTCCACGCCCGGTTCCTGCGCTTCACCATCCTGGCCACCTCCGGCGGGGAACCGTGCATCGACGAGTTCGAGGTCTTCACCGCCGGCCCCGGCCCCGTCAACGTGGCCCGCGCCACCCATGGCACCCGGGTCGAAGCCTCCGGCACGTACCCGAACTCCGCAATCCACCGCCTCGAACACATCCACGACGGAAAGTACGGCAATGACCGGAGCTGGATTTCGAACGAGGCCGGCCGCGGCTGGTTGCGCTTCCAGTTCCCACGCATCGAACGCATCGACCGCGTCGTCTGGAGCCGCGACCGTTCCCCAAAACCCGTCTATGCGGATCGTCTCGTCACCCGCTACCGCCTCGAAGTGTCTCTCGATGGCGAATCCTGGACCCTGCTGGCCACCGACGCCGATCGCCTGGAACGGGGTGCCCGACCCGACTCCTCCCTCCTCGCCGCCGACCCCGCCGAATCCGAACGGGACCGGCTCCGCCAACGCCGCGCCGTCATCACGACCGAAATGGCCGAACTCGATCGCCGGCCCATGGTCTATGCCGGCGTTTTCAAGGAACCCGAACCCACCCGCCGGTTCCACCGCGGCGACCCCATGCAGCCGCGCGAAACCGTCGATCCCGGCGTCCTCCAGTTCACCGCCTTCCGGCCCGACCTCGCGGACATCCCCGCCGAACGGCCCGAACGCGAGCGTCGCCTCGCCCTCGCCCGCTGGATCGCCTCCCCCGACCACCCCCTCACCGCCCGCGTCATCGTCAATCGCCTCTGGCATTACCACTTCGGCGAGGGCCTCGTCCCCACCCCCAGCGATTTCGGGCTCAACGGCGCCCCGCCCAGCCACCCGGAACTCCTCGACTGGCTGGCCTCGGAACTCCTCGAGCCCACGGCCGGCGCCGCGTCCCCCTGGTCCCTCAAACACCTTCATCGCCTGATGGTCACCAGCGCCGCCTACCGCCAATCCTCCCGCGCCACCGACGCCTCGCCCCTTGCGGCCGACCGCGACGCCGGCAACCGCTGGCTCTGGAAGTTCCCCTCGCGCCGTCTCGATGCTGAACCCCTCCGGGACGCCTTCCTCAGCGTCGCCGGCCGGCTCGACCTGCGGATGGGCGGACCCGGCTGGTCCCCCTTCGAACCCAACGACAACTACGTCCGCGTGTACGTGCCCAAACAGACCTTCGGTCCCGACGACTTCCGCCGCATGGTGTACGCCACCGTGGTGCGCCAGCGGCCCGATGGGGTGTTCGGCGCCTTCGACTGCCCCGACGGCGGCCAGATCGCCCCCAAACGCAGCCGCAGCATCACCCCGCTCCAGGCCCTCAACCTCCTCAACAGCGGGTTCGCCCTCCAGACCGCCGGATTCTTCGCCGACCGGCTCCAGCGCGAACTCGGAGACGATGCCGAAGCCCAGGTCCACCGCGCCTTCGCCCTCGCCTTCCAGCGCCCGCCCGACCCCGAGGAACTCTCAGCCTCCCTCCGCCTCATTGAGTCCCACGGACTCCCCCTCTTCTGCCGGGCCCTCCTCAACGCCAACGAGTTCGTCTTCGTGTTCTGA
- a CDS encoding phage BR0599 family protein → MITRVAVPTRRHRSLMGRESRRARGQSLRFQIRWQATLQGRDAIHALTEAIRTVHDEPLLVPCWPMAMQGPSWHLAPWTAATLVAWSDDWQNYTLSSHPIADPSAWDWVAPVLRCRLGRHEIHLLTPDLAEIDFEVEEDSTAADAILLADADWTDGPTLPDDHVPKVFPFAVDWSERVRAGAAAPEAQRIPLGDGRLSASIVYPQTGERIVEGSITVTSVLGAWELLRWWADQSAEAHFLASIAERARLAADAEEGGDTLQLAAPWAGAAPQWIALIDPDGHEIAAVDSVDGATFHLTAPLSRGWDRASAFIGVALLARHAADSLEISWIEPRVARAEVRWREVPPEYDPPSGEARGVTLGRVASRAWLYEVEVDWHGAGEIHRWTSWEGDVTAGGHTWAAIPIEHGEIRQTLSLDRDELTLRTRWDPSGPWRLWLPGTLDARVSLRILHSEVEGGIGSTPDQVWGGEITGVAFDGPMVSAKAAGANALFGRKTPRILMQPGCNHALFDPLCGLDRSAWQFSAEVVESDGHQVTLDSFSRTGGLPDPWGGEGYFALGIFERTAVGRPERASIWASSSKLDPGGGNYRITLTLGRIPPTPMPPGTSVLVWPGCDGLRDTCVSKFSNFQRFGGFPFIPDRLPQFTPERRSNSNIGKK, encoded by the coding sequence GTGATCACCCGTGTCGCGGTGCCGACACGCCGCCACCGTTCCCTCATGGGCAGGGAATCCCGCAGGGCAAGAGGTCAAAGTCTCCGGTTCCAGATCCGCTGGCAGGCCACCCTCCAGGGGCGCGACGCCATCCACGCGCTCACCGAGGCCATCCGCACCGTCCACGATGAACCGCTCCTGGTCCCGTGCTGGCCCATGGCGATGCAAGGCCCAAGCTGGCACCTGGCGCCGTGGACTGCCGCCACGCTCGTCGCATGGAGCGACGACTGGCAGAACTACACCCTCTCCTCCCACCCCATCGCCGATCCGTCCGCATGGGACTGGGTGGCCCCGGTCCTGCGCTGCCGCCTGGGCCGTCACGAAATCCATCTCCTCACTCCCGATCTCGCGGAAATCGACTTCGAGGTGGAGGAGGACAGCACCGCGGCCGATGCCATCCTCCTCGCCGATGCCGACTGGACCGACGGGCCCACACTGCCCGATGACCACGTACCGAAAGTCTTCCCGTTCGCTGTGGACTGGTCCGAACGGGTCCGCGCTGGCGCCGCCGCCCCTGAAGCCCAACGCATCCCGCTCGGCGACGGCCGACTCTCGGCATCGATCGTGTATCCCCAGACAGGGGAACGGATCGTCGAGGGCTCCATTACCGTGACCAGCGTCCTGGGCGCATGGGAACTCCTGCGGTGGTGGGCCGACCAGTCTGCGGAGGCCCATTTCCTCGCCTCGATCGCCGAAAGGGCCCGACTGGCGGCCGACGCCGAGGAAGGTGGGGACACGCTCCAGCTCGCCGCCCCCTGGGCAGGCGCTGCCCCTCAGTGGATTGCCCTGATTGATCCCGATGGACACGAAATCGCCGCCGTCGATTCCGTCGATGGCGCCACTTTCCACCTGACCGCGCCGCTCTCCCGAGGCTGGGACCGCGCCAGCGCTTTCATCGGCGTGGCACTGCTCGCCCGGCACGCCGCCGATTCACTCGAGATCTCCTGGATCGAGCCCCGTGTTGCCCGGGCCGAAGTGCGCTGGCGCGAAGTGCCTCCCGAGTACGATCCGCCTTCTGGCGAAGCCCGCGGCGTGACCCTCGGACGCGTCGCCTCCCGGGCATGGCTCTACGAAGTGGAGGTCGATTGGCATGGGGCCGGCGAAATCCATCGATGGACGAGCTGGGAAGGCGACGTCACCGCAGGCGGGCACACCTGGGCTGCCATCCCGATCGAACACGGAGAGATCCGCCAAACCCTCAGCCTCGATCGCGATGAACTGACCCTGCGAACCCGATGGGACCCTTCGGGGCCATGGCGCCTGTGGCTGCCGGGCACCCTCGATGCCCGGGTCTCCCTGCGCATCCTCCACTCCGAGGTGGAGGGCGGCATCGGCTCGACACCGGACCAGGTGTGGGGCGGGGAAATCACCGGCGTGGCTTTCGACGGCCCCATGGTCAGCGCGAAGGCCGCCGGAGCCAACGCCCTGTTCGGCCGCAAGACCCCGCGCATCCTGATGCAGCCCGGCTGCAATCATGCCCTGTTCGATCCCCTCTGTGGGCTCGACCGCTCGGCATGGCAGTTCAGCGCCGAGGTCGTGGAGTCCGATGGACATCAAGTGACCCTCGATTCGTTCTCGCGCACGGGAGGACTCCCGGATCCGTGGGGTGGCGAAGGATACTTCGCCCTGGGCATCTTCGAACGTACCGCAGTCGGGCGTCCCGAGCGGGCATCGATCTGGGCCAGCAGCTCCAAACTGGACCCGGGCGGCGGCAACTACCGGATCACCCTCACGCTCGGTCGCATCCCCCCCACACCCATGCCTCCGGGCACCTCCGTCCTGGTGTGGCCTGGATGCGATGGCCTCAGGGATACCTGCGTCAGCAAGTTTTCCAACTTCCAGCGGTTCGGCGGCTTCCCATTCATCCCGGACCGCCTGCCCCAATTCACCCCCGAACGGCGATCCAACTCCAACATCGGCAAGAAATGA
- a CDS encoding caspase family protein translates to MKRQPQGISLHVGLNRVDPEHYAGWSGELRGCHADAGAMAAIAKVRGYDPHRLLLDDQATVEAVRTLFRTASSLLEKGDTLLFTFAGHGGQVPDLDGDESDAMDETLCLWDRQWVDDEIHAEIARFRPGVRILIIADSCHSGTVARSARDEGEKGYRLLPPGRSRACYRQHRATYDAIQRGTPGVDASRVRATAILLAACQDNQLAADGPDGGLFTATLRQVWRGGRWKGATWRFRDAIAQRMPPWQTPHYYVVGHGDPKFEAQPPFTI, encoded by the coding sequence GTGAAGAGGCAGCCCCAGGGCATCTCACTCCACGTCGGCCTCAACCGGGTCGATCCGGAACACTACGCCGGTTGGTCCGGCGAGCTGCGCGGCTGCCACGCTGATGCGGGGGCCATGGCCGCCATTGCCAAGGTGCGCGGGTACGACCCGCACCGGCTGCTCCTGGACGACCAGGCCACGGTGGAGGCCGTGCGGACCCTGTTCCGCACGGCCTCCTCCTTGCTCGAGAAGGGCGACACGCTGCTCTTCACCTTCGCCGGCCACGGCGGGCAGGTGCCGGATCTCGACGGCGACGAGTCCGATGCCATGGATGAAACGCTCTGCCTGTGGGACCGCCAGTGGGTGGACGACGAGATCCATGCCGAGATCGCCCGATTCCGGCCCGGCGTCCGCATCCTGATCATCGCCGACAGTTGTCACTCAGGCACAGTGGCACGTTCCGCGCGCGATGAGGGCGAGAAGGGATACCGGCTGCTCCCGCCGGGGCGATCACGCGCCTGCTATCGCCAGCACCGGGCCACCTACGATGCCATCCAGCGCGGCACTCCTGGGGTCGATGCATCCCGAGTGCGAGCCACGGCAATCCTCCTGGCTGCGTGCCAGGACAACCAGCTCGCCGCCGACGGCCCTGACGGCGGGCTTTTTACGGCCACCCTCCGCCAAGTGTGGAGGGGCGGGCGCTGGAAGGGGGCAACCTGGCGCTTTCGCGATGCCATCGCGCAGCGCATGCCTCCCTGGCAGACCCCTCACTACTACGTCGTCGGCCACGGCGACCCGAAGTTCGAAGCCCAGCCTCCATTCACGATATGA
- a CDS encoding DUF935 family protein, translated as MNILRLFRRSAPRSEPLRAAAKGAELGTDRLTPSEPQRWGTMVPAKPTPLYIRSILDQALAGDLGLQGELFAVMQDTWPRLRKNLHELRSGAARARYNVAPATPAHGTDPTPGATDRAELVRTTLCQWSPEPGTDETGFEDTLYDLCEALGSGISVIELLWERGSIGPGRTAIRPRAGVWVPPRHLLWTPAGRLAMRPVEDRAPAVPLADDKWLVGIHKSGSGQAAGYGLLRPLAWWWGAAQWGREWLLNYAQIFGQPFRWATYVPGMPGHDLQTLNEMLDRMGASSRAAFPEGVTLSFLEAKGTAADNPQRVLIELADKACDVLLLGQTLTTDVADSGSRALGDVHEGVRRERVQQLAQWVADVLNYQLVPAICRHNYGDTDECPTVAPDFTETPDPDKLAGRMEVMTRIGLRIPVAWAHDILGVPMPEGDEPVLPGPPAAAPPPMPGGQAAEPLPEDGIEARAAAPARRTHPEALDAIIPAAIARVTDARARWLEPLGETMDELIAAARDERLDDQALDRFLREAASNLPDLFAQLDHDALAGALEDALGAAALAGVKRK; from the coding sequence ATGAACATCCTTCGCCTCTTCCGACGCTCCGCCCCGCGCTCCGAGCCCCTGCGTGCCGCCGCCAAAGGTGCGGAACTGGGGACCGACCGCCTCACTCCCTCGGAACCGCAGCGGTGGGGCACCATGGTGCCCGCCAAGCCCACCCCGCTCTACATCCGCAGCATCCTCGACCAGGCGCTCGCGGGCGATCTGGGGCTCCAGGGCGAACTGTTCGCGGTGATGCAGGACACCTGGCCGCGCCTCCGCAAAAACCTCCACGAACTGCGCAGCGGCGCCGCCCGGGCCCGGTACAACGTCGCCCCGGCCACCCCGGCGCACGGCACCGATCCCACCCCAGGCGCCACCGACCGTGCCGAACTCGTCCGCACCACACTCTGCCAGTGGAGCCCGGAACCGGGCACCGACGAGACCGGGTTCGAAGACACCCTGTACGACCTCTGCGAGGCCCTTGGTTCGGGCATCAGCGTGATTGAGTTGCTCTGGGAGCGCGGCTCGATCGGGCCAGGGCGCACCGCCATCCGGCCGCGGGCAGGCGTTTGGGTGCCTCCCCGGCACCTGCTCTGGACGCCGGCGGGGCGCCTGGCCATGCGCCCTGTGGAAGATCGGGCCCCGGCAGTGCCCCTGGCGGACGACAAGTGGCTGGTCGGCATCCACAAGTCCGGCAGCGGCCAGGCCGCCGGCTACGGGCTTCTGCGGCCGCTCGCCTGGTGGTGGGGTGCGGCTCAGTGGGGGCGGGAATGGCTGCTCAACTACGCCCAGATCTTCGGCCAGCCCTTCCGGTGGGCGACTTATGTCCCGGGCATGCCCGGGCACGATCTCCAGACCCTCAATGAGATGCTGGACCGGATGGGAGCCTCATCCCGGGCCGCCTTCCCCGAGGGAGTCACGCTCAGCTTCCTCGAGGCCAAAGGCACCGCTGCCGACAATCCCCAGCGGGTGCTCATCGAGTTGGCCGACAAGGCCTGCGACGTGCTGCTCCTCGGCCAGACCCTCACCACCGATGTGGCCGACTCCGGATCCCGGGCCTTGGGGGATGTCCATGAGGGCGTGCGGCGGGAGCGGGTCCAGCAACTGGCACAGTGGGTGGCCGACGTGCTCAACTACCAGCTCGTCCCGGCCATCTGCCGCCACAACTACGGCGACACCGACGAGTGCCCCACCGTCGCACCGGACTTCACCGAGACGCCCGATCCGGACAAGCTCGCCGGCCGCATGGAAGTGATGACCCGGATCGGGCTACGCATCCCGGTCGCCTGGGCGCACGACATCCTCGGAGTCCCAATGCCCGAGGGGGATGAACCCGTGCTGCCCGGCCCGCCCGCGGCCGCCCCGCCGCCGATGCCCGGCGGGCAGGCGGCGGAGCCCCTGCCGGAGGACGGCATCGAGGCCCGCGCGGCGGCACCGGCACGCCGCACCCATCCCGAGGCGCTGGACGCCATCATCCCCGCCGCCATTGCCCGCGTCACCGACGCCAGGGCGCGATGGCTCGAACCCCTGGGCGAAACGATGGACGAACTGATCGCCGCCGCACGCGATGAACGCCTGGACGACCAGGCGCTCGACCGCTTCCTCCGCGAGGCCGCCAGCAACCTGCCCGATCTCTTCGCCCAACTCGATCACGACGCCCTCGCCGGGGCGCTCGAAGATGCCCTTGGCGCCGCCGCTCTGGCGGGTGTAAAGCGAAAGTAA
- a CDS encoding type II secretion system protein — MMPFPPPPALRPAARRRAIAAFTLIELLVVIAIIAILASMLLPALGKAKAKAHGIQCMSNQKQLTLAWLLYADDHADNLVWNDLTADGSGWVRGILDYNPANPHNTNLANLRDPNYARLAPYTQAVGIYKCPADQSYVTAGGRRVPRVRSLSLSQAMNSRNDWLSFLTGKEYVVFRKLSDINRMGHSKAYVFIDEHPDSINFGDFAVAMNDGLPPTRTYIIDYPASHHNRAAGLSFADGHVEIRKWLDPRTVKPVTMKVLQLVVPSPHNRDMTYLSEHTSVRAE; from the coding sequence ATGATGCCCTTCCCCCCACCGCCAGCTCTCCGTCCGGCCGCCCGTCGTCGCGCCATCGCGGCGTTCACGCTGATCGAGCTGCTGGTGGTCATCGCCATCATCGCGATCCTCGCCAGCATGCTCCTGCCAGCCCTCGGCAAGGCCAAGGCCAAGGCCCACGGCATCCAGTGCATGAGCAATCAGAAACAGCTCACCCTCGCCTGGCTCCTGTACGCCGACGACCACGCGGACAACCTCGTCTGGAACGATCTCACGGCCGACGGCTCGGGCTGGGTCCGCGGTATCCTCGACTACAACCCAGCCAATCCCCACAACACCAACCTCGCCAATCTCCGCGACCCCAATTACGCCAGGCTCGCCCCGTACACCCAGGCGGTGGGGATCTACAAATGCCCCGCCGACCAGAGCTACGTCACCGCCGGCGGCCGCCGCGTCCCGCGGGTCCGCAGCCTGTCCCTCAGCCAGGCCATGAACTCCCGCAACGACTGGCTCAGCTTCCTCACCGGCAAGGAGTACGTCGTCTTCCGGAAGCTCTCCGACATCAACCGCATGGGCCATTCCAAAGCCTACGTGTTCATCGATGAACACCCCGACAGCATCAACTTCGGCGATTTCGCCGTGGCCATGAACGACGGCCTGCCTCCCACCCGCACCTACATCATCGATTACCCGGCCAGCCACCATAACCGCGCCGCCGGACTCAGTTTCGCCGATGGCCATGTCGAGATCCGCAAATGGCTCGATCCCCGCACCGTCAAGCCCGTCACCATGAAGGTCCTTCAACTGGTCGTCCCGTCGCCCCACAATCGGGACATGACCTACCTCTCCGAACACACCTCCGTCCGCGCCGAATGA
- a CDS encoding HAD family phosphatase has translation MPIRLISTDFDGTLFAEFENPPIPPSLLHLLAEQQRQGVTWVINTGRDLGSLLETLARAEPRVHPDALILVEREIYVRQDARYVPVQPWNDACTEDHRVLFRRVAPGLPPLLARLGAAHPATFYEDAFSPLCVLAETTRAADAVQAELDAYAATVPDLTVVRNDVYIRFAHGGYNKGTALTELGRRLGIGPGETVAAGDHYNDLPMLDPVRARWLVAPANAIAPVQRQVREAGGHISARLNGGGVEEGLRRWLNGGGQNR, from the coding sequence ATGCCGATCCGACTCATCTCGACAGATTTTGATGGAACCCTCTTCGCCGAGTTCGAGAACCCGCCGATCCCGCCGTCCCTGCTGCACCTGCTGGCCGAACAGCAACGGCAGGGGGTGACCTGGGTGATCAACACGGGCCGGGACCTGGGAAGCCTGCTCGAGACCCTGGCCCGGGCCGAGCCGCGGGTGCATCCGGACGCCCTGATCCTGGTCGAGCGGGAGATCTATGTGCGGCAGGACGCGCGGTATGTCCCGGTGCAGCCCTGGAACGACGCCTGCACGGAGGATCACCGGGTGCTCTTCCGGAGGGTGGCGCCGGGATTGCCGCCATTGCTGGCGCGCCTGGGAGCGGCGCATCCGGCGACGTTTTACGAGGACGCCTTTTCCCCGCTCTGCGTGCTGGCCGAGACGACGAGGGCGGCGGACGCGGTGCAGGCCGAACTCGATGCCTACGCGGCGACCGTCCCGGACCTCACCGTGGTGCGGAACGACGTGTACATCCGTTTCGCCCACGGGGGGTACAACAAAGGCACCGCCCTGACGGAACTGGGCCGGCGCCTGGGGATCGGGCCCGGGGAGACGGTGGCCGCCGGGGATCACTACAACGATCTGCCGATGCTCGACCCGGTCCGGGCCCGCTGGCTGGTCGCACCGGCCAATGCCATTGCCCCCGTGCAACGCCAGGTGCGCGAAGCCGGGGGCCACATCAGCGCACGGCTCAACGGCGGCGGCGTGGAGGAAGGTCTCCGGCGCTGGCTCAACGGCGGGGGTCAGAACCGGTAG